The Erythrolamprus reginae isolate rEryReg1 chromosome 5, rEryReg1.hap1, whole genome shotgun sequence genome window below encodes:
- the HNRNPH3 gene encoding heterogeneous nuclear ribonucleoprotein H3 isoform X2: MDWAGKHNGPNDSSSDGTVRLRGLPFGCSKEEIVQFFQGLEIVPNGITLTLDYQGRSTGEAFVQFASKEIAEKALGKHKERIGHRYIEIFKSSRSEIRGFYDPPRRMMGQRPGPYDRPMGGRGGYYGAGRGRYGGFDEYGGYNNYAYGNDGYDDRMRDGRGMGGHGYGGAGDASSGFHGGHFVHMRGLPFRATENDIANFFSPLTPIRVHIDIGADGRATGEADVEFMTHEDAVAAMSKDKNHMQHRYIELFLNSTAGGGSGMGGYGRDAMEQGGYGSVGRMGMGSSYTGGYGTPDGLGGYGRGSGNSGGYYGQGNMGGGGWRGMY; this comes from the exons ATGGACTGGGCTGGGAAACATAATGGTCCAAATGATTCATCTAGTGATGGAACAGTACGATTGCGTGGTCTGCCATTTGGCTGCAGCAAGGAGGAGATCGTTCAGTTCTTTCAAG GGTTGGAAATCGTGCCAAATGGGATAACATTGACGCTGGACTACCAGGGGAGAAGCACAGGGGAGGCCTTCGTGCAGTTTGCTTCAAAGGAGATAGCAGAAAAAGCTCTGGGGAAACACAAGGAAAGAATAGGGCACAG ATATATTGAAATCTTCAAAAGTAGTAGGAGTGAAATCCGAGGATTCTATGATCCACCCCGAAGAATGATGGGACAGCGACCCGGACCATATGATAGACCAATGGGAGGAAGAGGGGGTTATTATGGAGCTGGGCGTGGAA GATATGGTGGCTTTGACGAGTATGGTGGCTATAACAATTATGCCTATGGAAATGATGGCTATGATGACAGAATGAGAGATGGGAGAG GAATGGGAGGCCATGGCTATGGTGGAGCAGGGGATGCAAGTTCAGGTTTCCATGGTGGTCATTTTGTTCATATGAGAGGTTTGCCTTTCCGAGCCACCGAAAATGATATTGCAAAT TTTTTCTCACCACTGACTCCTATAAGGGTTCATATTGACATTGGAGCAGATGGAAGAGCAACTGGAGAGGCTGATGTAGAATTTATGACACACGAAGATGCAGTGGCTGCCATGTCTAAAGACAAAAACCATATGC agCATCGATACATCGAGCTATTCCTGAATTCAACTGCTGGAGGCGGTTCTGGAATGGGTGGCTATGGTAGAGATGCCATGG AGCAAGGTGGTTATGGTTCCGTTGGAAGAATGGGAATGGGCAGCAGTTACACTGGAGGATATGGTACTCCTGACGGATTGGGTGGCTATG GTCGTGGCAGCGGAAATAGTGGTGGATATTACGGGCAAGGCAACATGGGAGGAGGTGGCTGGCGTGGAATGTATTGA
- the HNRNPH3 gene encoding heterogeneous nuclear ribonucleoprotein H3 isoform X1 — protein MDWAGKHNGPNDSSSDGTVRLRGLPFGCSKEEIVQFFQGLEIVPNGITLTLDYQGRSTGEAFVQFASKEIAEKALGKHKERIGHRYIEIFKSSRSEIRGFYDPPRRMMGQRPGPYDRPMGGRGGYYGAGRGSMYDRIHRGGGGYDGGYGGFDEYGGYNNYAYGNDGYDDRMRDGRGMGGHGYGGAGDASSGFHGGHFVHMRGLPFRATENDIANFFSPLTPIRVHIDIGADGRATGEADVEFMTHEDAVAAMSKDKNHMQHRYIELFLNSTAGGGSGMGGYGRDAMEQGGYGSVGRMGMGSSYTGGYGTPDGLGGYGRGSGNSGGYYGQGNMGGGGWRGMY, from the exons ATGGACTGGGCTGGGAAACATAATGGTCCAAATGATTCATCTAGTGATGGAACAGTACGATTGCGTGGTCTGCCATTTGGCTGCAGCAAGGAGGAGATCGTTCAGTTCTTTCAAG GGTTGGAAATCGTGCCAAATGGGATAACATTGACGCTGGACTACCAGGGGAGAAGCACAGGGGAGGCCTTCGTGCAGTTTGCTTCAAAGGAGATAGCAGAAAAAGCTCTGGGGAAACACAAGGAAAGAATAGGGCACAG ATATATTGAAATCTTCAAAAGTAGTAGGAGTGAAATCCGAGGATTCTATGATCCACCCCGAAGAATGATGGGACAGCGACCCGGACCATATGATAGACCAATGGGAGGAAGAGGGGGTTATTATGGAGCTGGGCGTGGAAGTATGTATGACAGAATCCATCGAGGAGGTGGTGGATATGACGGTG GATATGGTGGCTTTGACGAGTATGGTGGCTATAACAATTATGCCTATGGAAATGATGGCTATGATGACAGAATGAGAGATGGGAGAG GAATGGGAGGCCATGGCTATGGTGGAGCAGGGGATGCAAGTTCAGGTTTCCATGGTGGTCATTTTGTTCATATGAGAGGTTTGCCTTTCCGAGCCACCGAAAATGATATTGCAAAT TTTTTCTCACCACTGACTCCTATAAGGGTTCATATTGACATTGGAGCAGATGGAAGAGCAACTGGAGAGGCTGATGTAGAATTTATGACACACGAAGATGCAGTGGCTGCCATGTCTAAAGACAAAAACCATATGC agCATCGATACATCGAGCTATTCCTGAATTCAACTGCTGGAGGCGGTTCTGGAATGGGTGGCTATGGTAGAGATGCCATGG AGCAAGGTGGTTATGGTTCCGTTGGAAGAATGGGAATGGGCAGCAGTTACACTGGAGGATATGGTACTCCTGACGGATTGGGTGGCTATG GTCGTGGCAGCGGAAATAGTGGTGGATATTACGGGCAAGGCAACATGGGAGGAGGTGGCTGGCGTGGAATGTATTGA
- the HNRNPH3 gene encoding heterogeneous nuclear ribonucleoprotein H3 isoform X3 codes for MMGQRPGPYDRPMGGRGGYYGAGRGSMYDRIHRGGGGYDGGYGGFDEYGGYNNYAYGNDGYDDRMRDGRGMGGHGYGGAGDASSGFHGGHFVHMRGLPFRATENDIANFFSPLTPIRVHIDIGADGRATGEADVEFMTHEDAVAAMSKDKNHMQHRYIELFLNSTAGGGSGMGGYGRDAMEQGGYGSVGRMGMGSSYTGGYGTPDGLGGYGRGSGNSGGYYGQGNMGGGGWRGMY; via the exons ATGATGGGACAGCGACCCGGACCATATGATAGACCAATGGGAGGAAGAGGGGGTTATTATGGAGCTGGGCGTGGAAGTATGTATGACAGAATCCATCGAGGAGGTGGTGGATATGACGGTG GATATGGTGGCTTTGACGAGTATGGTGGCTATAACAATTATGCCTATGGAAATGATGGCTATGATGACAGAATGAGAGATGGGAGAG GAATGGGAGGCCATGGCTATGGTGGAGCAGGGGATGCAAGTTCAGGTTTCCATGGTGGTCATTTTGTTCATATGAGAGGTTTGCCTTTCCGAGCCACCGAAAATGATATTGCAAAT TTTTTCTCACCACTGACTCCTATAAGGGTTCATATTGACATTGGAGCAGATGGAAGAGCAACTGGAGAGGCTGATGTAGAATTTATGACACACGAAGATGCAGTGGCTGCCATGTCTAAAGACAAAAACCATATGC agCATCGATACATCGAGCTATTCCTGAATTCAACTGCTGGAGGCGGTTCTGGAATGGGTGGCTATGGTAGAGATGCCATGG AGCAAGGTGGTTATGGTTCCGTTGGAAGAATGGGAATGGGCAGCAGTTACACTGGAGGATATGGTACTCCTGACGGATTGGGTGGCTATG GTCGTGGCAGCGGAAATAGTGGTGGATATTACGGGCAAGGCAACATGGGAGGAGGTGGCTGGCGTGGAATGTATTGA
- the HNRNPH3 gene encoding heterogeneous nuclear ribonucleoprotein H3 isoform X4: protein MMGQRPGPYDRPMGGRGGYYGAGRGRYGGFDEYGGYNNYAYGNDGYDDRMRDGRGMGGHGYGGAGDASSGFHGGHFVHMRGLPFRATENDIANFFSPLTPIRVHIDIGADGRATGEADVEFMTHEDAVAAMSKDKNHMQHRYIELFLNSTAGGGSGMGGYGRDAMEQGGYGSVGRMGMGSSYTGGYGTPDGLGGYGRGSGNSGGYYGQGNMGGGGWRGMY, encoded by the exons ATGATGGGACAGCGACCCGGACCATATGATAGACCAATGGGAGGAAGAGGGGGTTATTATGGAGCTGGGCGTGGAA GATATGGTGGCTTTGACGAGTATGGTGGCTATAACAATTATGCCTATGGAAATGATGGCTATGATGACAGAATGAGAGATGGGAGAG GAATGGGAGGCCATGGCTATGGTGGAGCAGGGGATGCAAGTTCAGGTTTCCATGGTGGTCATTTTGTTCATATGAGAGGTTTGCCTTTCCGAGCCACCGAAAATGATATTGCAAAT TTTTTCTCACCACTGACTCCTATAAGGGTTCATATTGACATTGGAGCAGATGGAAGAGCAACTGGAGAGGCTGATGTAGAATTTATGACACACGAAGATGCAGTGGCTGCCATGTCTAAAGACAAAAACCATATGC agCATCGATACATCGAGCTATTCCTGAATTCAACTGCTGGAGGCGGTTCTGGAATGGGTGGCTATGGTAGAGATGCCATGG AGCAAGGTGGTTATGGTTCCGTTGGAAGAATGGGAATGGGCAGCAGTTACACTGGAGGATATGGTACTCCTGACGGATTGGGTGGCTATG GTCGTGGCAGCGGAAATAGTGGTGGATATTACGGGCAAGGCAACATGGGAGGAGGTGGCTGGCGTGGAATGTATTGA